The genomic stretch TGGAAAGCTTCGAATGACCGGGCAACACCTCCCCCGATGGCAATCTTTCCCGGATCGAGGAGGGAGAGCACGATGACCGCCGCCCGGCCCAGAGCTTCTCCATACCGTTCGAATATCTCGGCCGACTTTTCATCTCCGTCTATAAACCGCTGATGGAGAACGTACGGTTCGATGTCCTCGCCGGAAATTTTCCTGCACAGGGCTTTCAATCCGCCGATCGAAACACTCTCCTCCAGAAGTCGGAAGGTTTTCGGAGGGAATGAGCCGGTCTGTCCCGGGTCCGGCGGGAACGGGAACGCCGATACCGATAGCGGCAATCTTAAAATCTGTGGCAAGCGCAGATATCAGCCCGCTGATGGAGTCGAGAATCTCACCGGCGGGCCGTTTCGCTGTTCTCCAAATCCAGAACCTGTTCAAAAGAATCAACTGGGTTTCCCCCTCTATTGCTTGCAAGAGAGGGGGATCAAGGGGGTGAGTTCTCACCCGATCTTTATGAGTTTCGGCGGCTCTATGAATCCATACGGCGCAAACTGATAGGAATCCGTCCAGCGCTCCTCGTCTTCGAATTCACGGGGGCCGGTCCAGTCCAGGCTGTCGCCCCCGGTATGGTGAAGAGGCCCGAGGGTGTTGCGGAGGGTGCCGACAACCTCGACCTCCACCGTGTTCAACCCTTTTTTAAGCGCGCTGGTAACCTCTCCGCGCCAGGGAGAGAAGGGGACTGAGCCGATCTCGACGCCGTTCACCGTGATGTAGAATGTGCTCCCCCGCGCGCCGGAAAGGTCGAGTTCATGCCGGTATTGCTCGATGTCGGAGAGATCGAATTCCATCTTGTAGATCATGGTGCCGGAATAGAAAGGATATCCCTTCTCCACCCAGGAGCCGAGTGAAAGGGTGTCAGGCTCGCGGGTTACGGGGAATCCTTCCTCCTCTTGGCCTACTGCGAAATCTCCGACCAGATAAATATTTTCGATCTCGGTGTCCCAGAGGAAATCGGTGACAGCGCGTATGGTGTTCACCCCCTGCACCACCTGCTCGGCGATGGCGAAGCCGGAAATGGCGCGGTCGATATGCCACTTCCCGGCGGAGGTTTCGACCTGTTTGCCGTTGACCTCCACAGTGAACCTGTCGGCGCTCTCCATGGCAAGCTCCAGCCTTTCCGGGATGTTCTGCACAGTGAATGTGAACGTGAACACGGTCTTGTTGGTACGGGTGCGAACATTCTTCATTTCCAGCACCCAGGGCTGGTAGTCATCGTATTCGGAGATGCCGGTCGCCTGCCAGATTGATTTGCGGGCTTTCCACACCGGCTGATTTTTAAGAAGAACCTTGCCATCGATCTCCAGAGTGCAGCGGTCCAGAGTCAGGATATTGTCATGAAGCCGCTGGAAAGCATAGGGGCCTTCGATGGTAATGACCTCTTCCGGCGGCTGAGGGATTTCCGCTCCTTCCACCGAGGTCTGGGTCTGGTCCACGAGAAATATCCTGCTTCCGGCGGCAGGCAGCGAGGTTTTGATGATCGTGCGCCCCGATTCCAGTTTCGAGGCATACCGGTATGCCCGCCCCGTGAGCGGGTCCATCTCCACTGTCCCTCCCAGTGCGTTGAGATCGACCGTAATGTCCTGGGGTGAGGTGCGGTCGGTGTTGGCGAGGAAAATAATGTGCGCGGCGGCCTCCGTCCGGTGGTTCACCAGGACATTTTGCGCCTGTGCGCCGTCCGGCCTTGTGACCGATACATCGCGCCCGATTTTTTCGACAACAAGGTTCACTGCATCCGCCGGGAGATCTTGAAGAATGGAAACATTAGGACGCCCGGCAAACAGACGGAGACGCTCGCTCTCTGCTCCGCTGACCCGCGCGGGAATGTCTCCAAGGATGATCACCGTTCCGGTGAACGATTCGAGGAGATCGAGGGTGGAGGAGAGCCAGGTATAGGCCAGGGGGAGCACGACGCAGCGATACTGCGATTCGCCGACAGAAAGCCGGCCTCCGGAAGCCTTGCCGTGGGCGATGAGGATGCGCTCATCCCCCAGGTCGAATTCGATGTGTTCGGCAAGGAGTTCACGGACCAGGCCGCGGAACGAGCTTTCCACCGCCTGCAGTTTCACTCCGCCGTCCGGGATATTTATATCAAGCACGCCATAAGCCGAGAGGAGAGGGTGGAGAACCAGAACCGGCGCCGTCGATTTTCCCCGGCTCACCGCCCAGGAAACACGGGCAAGATAATCGCATGCGGCACGGAAGTGATCCCAGTAAGGCTGGTGGTAGGAGAACGTCGGGGGGAAGTCATGCTTGCGTTCGCCTTTGAGTGAAAAAGCTGTAAGGTGAGGACAGAGGAAAGTGACTCCCAGGGCTAGATTGAAATCGGCGATCCACTTCATGTCCTCAAAGGTCATGGACTGGCCGGCGGCGCCGAAAATCTCACACACAGCCCGTTTTTTCCCAAGTTGGTTCGCCGCGCTCGAAAGCTGTTTCGCAGTCCAGGGATTCCTGATGTTGCGGCCCAGATGATCGATGCCGGGAATATCCATGTACTCGTAATGAGCCATGACAGAGCCGCCAGAAACTGTCATGCTGTAAAAATCATCCTCGAAAAGATAGTGCCCGGTAAACAGCACCTCGTGTTCCTTACACCAGTTCGCCAGAGAAACGGTGAACGCCTCGATGAACCGCTCGTTCACCGTTCGCCAGAAATCGTGGCGGAACTTGAATCCCTCTTCGGAGCCGTCCACAAGGCGGTGAAGGTGATCAAGGGGCGAATACCCGTGGATTTTTTCGAAATACTCGGCGAATCCGGAAGTCCAGGGAAAAGAGAATGCGGACTGGTCATCGTTCGGGCGGAGCTTGATCACCCGGTTCACATTCGGTTCATCGGTGAAAATGCCGGGCATGTATTTCCCGAAATCATAACGGAAGAGCTTTGAATACTTTTCATAGGTGTTTTCGATGAAATCCTTCACCGTATCGGGATTGAGGAGATCGACATACCCCTCGCCGTTGAATCTCCCATGCCCGCGGGTATAGCGGCGCTCGTAAAAGACGCCGACTCCGGTCAGGTCCGCCGGCCTCTCGCGGAGAAGCACGAGGCCGTTTTCTGCATTTTTTCGTGTAAACGCCGCCGCCTTTTCCAGGACATCGCTTTCGAGTGTGGAAGCTTCCCCGGTCCAGGTGAGCGCCATCGCCAGGTTCTCATCCTTCCCTTCCGTGGTGTTTCCCCCGGCGAAACCGCTCGGCCATCGGTCCTCATCATAAAGCCAGGCCTCCATCTCAAGCTCACGGGCGACTTCTACCCCCCGCCGTATGGCCCGCATCCAATCGTCGCTCAGGTAGCGTGTCCGAAGCCCTTTGCGGGCATGCATGAAGAACCCGCCGAAGCCTTTTTTCTTCATTTCACGGATACGGTTTTCGATTTCCGAAGGCTCCATGACATCGTTCCATGACCAGAAGGGAGAAGGACGGTATTGTCTCGGCGGATCAACGAATTCTTTCAGGTTCATAACTGTTCCTCACGGCGGATGATACATATAGATGTCGATTCCCTGCTTTTGCTATGAAAAAACAGGGAATCCATTTGGCATGACATAGTATATATAGATGCCGAAACGGTTTCATCGTTCCCGCGAAGCGGCAACAAGTTCGGCATGACACGTGTCATCCTGAACTTGTTTCAGGATCTATTATTACTCTGAAGCGCACATCTGTAATTTATTATAATTAACATAGTATACGATAAAATGCCGAAGGACGGAATCGGTTTTTTCAATGCGCCGAAGTTTGGCATCGTTTATTTGCCGTTTCGACGGCTTACCATTTTCTGCACCGAGAAAGCGATGACCAGGGAAACCACCCCCATGATTACAAAAGGCCAGCGCAGACCGAATGCAGCGGCAAGCCCTCCGCCTATGAGCGGGCCTACCCCGATGCCGAGGCAGGTGACGCTTGAGGTGAGACCGTAGGCGCTCCCCACTCTTTCACGGGAGATGGTATTGGAGACCAGCGCATTCACGGTGGGGACGATTCCTCCCACCGCTATACCCAGAAGGCAGCGTTCGAAGAAGAGCACCCACAGGTTATTCGCCAGAGCCTGGGGAATGGAAAAAATGCCAGTCGCGACGAGTGAGATGATCAGCACCCGGTTATGGCCGAAGCGATCCCCCAGTCTGCCCACATAGAAGGAAGTGATTCCCGAAAGCAGTCCGGCCACCGCAATAAAAGTACCGGTCAGCGTTGCCACATTGGAAGCATTCCCGGAAAGTTCCTGAATGAAAAGCGGCAGTATCGGGGCGATCATGGTGGAAATCACGTAAATAAGAAAAAAGATGGACAGTATAACCGTAAAGCCGTCGGTCTTTATAATCCCGTGGATTGTTTTAAAGCCGTTCGCTTTTACATCTTCATGGGGAGTAAATTTTTCGGTCGCGCAGAGAGCGACCAGCAATGCTCCAAGGGACAGAATGATGAATGCCAGCCCGCAGGGAATTCGGTAGCCCAAATGATCCGCCAGTACCCCTCCCAGGAATGGGCCGACAGCATTACCCAAAAGCAGGCCGGTCTGGACGATGCCCAAGCTGAAGCCGAGATTTTCCACCGGGGTGACGCTTGATACCAGGGTTACCGATGCGGTCACTGTGCCGGTGGACATACCCTGTAGAATACGCAGAATGAGAATGTGCCAGGGACTGGTTGCCAAACCCATCAGACCGAGAATAACTGCTCCCGCCAGCATGGACCGTATGACCATGAGCTTGCGCCCGAAGCGGTCGGCGAGGACTCCCCAGAGGGGAGCGCATACCGCCATGGTAATCCCGAAGGCTATGGAGGTATATCCGAACCAGAGAAGAACATCTTTCTGGGTCTTTAAACCGAGTTCGCCGAAATAAAATGGAAAAAAAGGAAAAACGAAGCTGAATCCCACACCTGATAAAAACTGAGCCAAAGAGGTTACTGCCAGCGTGGTCCTCCAGGAATGGTGCGCGGTTCCGGGAATAACCGGATTTTCATTATACATGTATATTTATTTCTCTAAAATAATTGAAACGAAACATGAAAAAAAAGTTTAACGTATAAATATATATATTGACGGAAGCAAAGTCAATGATAGTATTCATAATTTCAAACTGGAAGCATAGTATAGTATCATAGCTAAAAATCAGATTTTTTTTAAAAATTATAATTTTTTTCTTGACTCCATAGTTATATAACTATAGATTATGAGTTAAGGGGGATAAAAAAGAATGACTTTATCCAATGTAGACCTGGAAAGACTGGAATTCGCTGCAGAGGTTTTCAAAGGTTTCGGAAATCCCATCCGTATCCGTATCATCGATGCCCTGCAGGAAAAAAATCTTCGCGTCATGGAACTCTCAGAATTGTTGGGCTATCCGCAGCCC from Candidatus Latescibacter sp. encodes the following:
- a CDS encoding MFS transporter, giving the protein MYNENPVIPGTAHHSWRTTLAVTSLAQFLSGVGFSFVFPFFPFYFGELGLKTQKDVLLWFGYTSIAFGITMAVCAPLWGVLADRFGRKLMVIRSMLAGAVILGLMGLATSPWHILILRILQGMSTGTVTASVTLVSSVTPVENLGFSLGIVQTGLLLGNAVGPFLGGVLADHLGYRIPCGLAFIILSLGALLVALCATEKFTPHEDVKANGFKTIHGIIKTDGFTVILSIFFLIYVISTMIAPILPLFIQELSGNASNVATLTGTFIAVAGLLSGITSFYVGRLGDRFGHNRVLIISLVATGIFSIPQALANNLWVLFFERCLLGIAVGGIVPTVNALVSNTISRERVGSAYGLTSSVTCLGIGVGPLIGGGLAAAFGLRWPFVIMGVVSLVIAFSVQKMVSRRNGK
- a CDS encoding ROK family protein, whose protein sequence is MPLSVSAFPFPPDPGQTGSFPPKTFRLLEESVSIGGLKALCRKISGEDIEPYVLHQRFIDGDEKSAEIFERYGEALGRAAVIVLSLLDPGKIAIGGGVARSFEAFQGGLTRVEITWGKEGAERIVPAALSERAAVLGAAELAGKSLNHDS
- a CDS encoding metalloregulator ArsR/SmtB family transcription factor; translated protein: MTLSNVDLERLEFAAEVFKGFGNPIRIRIIDALQEKNLRVMELSELLGYPQPIISQQLKILKSVGIVQKIREGSSFCYRLTDKNYADMIRCMQGVIST
- a CDS encoding glycosyl hydrolase, with product MNLKEFVDPPRQYRPSPFWSWNDVMEPSEIENRIREMKKKGFGGFFMHARKGLRTRYLSDDWMRAIRRGVEVARELEMEAWLYDEDRWPSGFAGGNTTEGKDENLAMALTWTGEASTLESDVLEKAAAFTRKNAENGLVLLRERPADLTGVGVFYERRYTRGHGRFNGEGYVDLLNPDTVKDFIENTYEKYSKLFRYDFGKYMPGIFTDEPNVNRVIKLRPNDDQSAFSFPWTSGFAEYFEKIHGYSPLDHLHRLVDGSEEGFKFRHDFWRTVNERFIEAFTVSLANWCKEHEVLFTGHYLFEDDFYSMTVSGGSVMAHYEYMDIPGIDHLGRNIRNPWTAKQLSSAANQLGKKRAVCEIFGAAGQSMTFEDMKWIADFNLALGVTFLCPHLTAFSLKGERKHDFPPTFSYHQPYWDHFRAACDYLARVSWAVSRGKSTAPVLVLHPLLSAYGVLDINIPDGGVKLQAVESSFRGLVRELLAEHIEFDLGDERILIAHGKASGGRLSVGESQYRCVVLPLAYTWLSSTLDLLESFTGTVIILGDIPARVSGAESERLRLFAGRPNVSILQDLPADAVNLVVEKIGRDVSVTRPDGAQAQNVLVNHRTEAAAHIIFLANTDRTSPQDITVDLNALGGTVEMDPLTGRAYRYASKLESGRTIIKTSLPAAGSRIFLVDQTQTSVEGAEIPQPPEEVITIEGPYAFQRLHDNILTLDRCTLEIDGKVLLKNQPVWKARKSIWQATGISEYDDYQPWVLEMKNVRTRTNKTVFTFTFTVQNIPERLELAMESADRFTVEVNGKQVETSAGKWHIDRAISGFAIAEQVVQGVNTIRAVTDFLWDTEIENIYLVGDFAVGQEEEGFPVTREPDTLSLGSWVEKGYPFYSGTMIYKMEFDLSDIEQYRHELDLSGARGSTFYITVNGVEIGSVPFSPWRGEVTSALKKGLNTVEVEVVGTLRNTLGPLHHTGGDSLDWTGPREFEDEERWTDSYQFAPYGFIEPPKLIKIG